A portion of the Candidatus Paceibacterota bacterium genome contains these proteins:
- a CDS encoding sugar kinase gives MSRTTVADLFTFGEALALFLAEDTDSVVSARKFDLQVVGAEANVAVAVSRLGLSSIFQTRVGLDELGDVIIGELLKEKIDVSRIRRVDNYTGAIVRNRGTSQPVNVTYLRTSSAASTMTPRDIEASDIEECRWLHVTGITAAISQSACATVAEALNIGRAAETMKSFDLNIRRKLWSETRAREVLYDLVQNIDVVFGGADEYQVVWGSDDPKTNLQNAVNRGIKTAIMTAGPALIRVLSDGEYFEVSPPLVTAIDPVGSGDAFVGGTIAGLLAGLELERAVVQGSECGASVATQIGDWIGLPYGIAGRRIDTSEREPTS, from the coding sequence ATGTCAAGAACTACGGTGGCTGATCTTTTTACCTTTGGTGAAGCACTTGCGTTGTTTCTAGCTGAAGACACAGACTCAGTTGTTTCTGCACGTAAATTCGACCTCCAAGTGGTTGGGGCTGAGGCTAATGTTGCTGTAGCCGTGAGCCGCTTGGGTCTTTCCTCTATTTTTCAAACTCGTGTCGGCTTGGACGAATTGGGGGATGTGATTATTGGGGAGTTGCTAAAGGAAAAAATTGATGTTTCTCGGATCCGACGAGTTGATAACTACACAGGGGCGATCGTGCGCAACCGAGGAACCTCACAACCAGTCAACGTGACCTATTTGCGCACTTCGAGTGCGGCTTCGACGATGACGCCACGCGATATCGAGGCATCGGACATAGAGGAATGTCGTTGGTTGCATGTCACGGGAATAACTGCGGCAATTTCGCAGAGCGCCTGCGCTACTGTTGCCGAAGCACTAAATATTGGGCGCGCTGCAGAGACTATGAAGAGTTTTGACCTCAATATCCGTCGAAAATTATGGAGTGAGACGCGAGCGCGCGAGGTTTTATATGATCTAGTGCAGAATATAGATGTCGTATTCGGGGGTGCCGATGAGTACCAAGTGGTGTGGGGGTCAGATGATCCCAAAACAAATTTACAAAACGCCGTTAATCGGGGAATCAAGACAGCAATTATGACCGCGGGACCAGCACTGATCAGGGTGCTAAGCGATGGAGAATATTTCGAAGTATCCCCACCCCTGGTCACGGCGATCGATCCAGTCGGTTCGGGTGATGCTTTTGTTGGTGGCACGATTGCTGGCCTGCTCGCTGGACTCGAACTGGAGCGGGCTGTTGTGCAGGGAAGTGAATGCGGCGCTTCAGTTGCTACGCAAATTGGAGATTGGATCGGCCTTCCATATGGCATTGCGGGGCGCAGGATAGACACCAGCGAAAGGGAGCCGACTTCATGA
- a CDS encoding acetolactate synthase large subunit has product MSKEMTGASSLVKSLEAAGVDVMFGIPGGAILPAYDPIFDSKIRHILVRHEQGAGHAATGYAQATGRVGTCIVTSGPGATNLVTPIADAAMDSVPLVAITGQVPSAAIGTDAFQEADIRGITMPITKHNYLITNPDDIPRAIAEAFHIASTGRPGPVLVDIAKDALQAMTHFKYPTKLQFAGYKPQIDPDDEAIRDAAALIAQSARPVLFVGGGVIKSNAHKELMRLAELTGAPVVTTLMARGAFPDSHHLHLGMPGMHGTVAAVTALQKADLLITLGARFDDRVTGKLSSFAVNAKVIHADIDPAEIGKNRFADVAVIGDLAHTIKALIPALQGEFKKSKPDLTQWWRFLSSLRSTYPLGYTHPEDGSVSPQYVIERIGAISGPDSIYVAGVGQHQMWASQFVKYEKPRTWLNSGGLGTMGYAVPAAMGAKVGMPDTTVWAIDGDGCFQMTNQELVTCALNNIPIKVAIINNESLGMVRQWQTMFYEGRYSNTSLHSKRIPDFVKLADAMGCAGLRCERTEDVDAVIKEAMSINDQPVVVDFSVFRDAMVWPMVAAGTSNDEIMIARGLAPDWDSEEL; this is encoded by the coding sequence ATGAGCAAAGAGATGACTGGGGCGAGCAGTTTGGTGAAATCACTAGAGGCTGCAGGCGTGGACGTGATGTTCGGTATCCCCGGTGGCGCCATCCTTCCTGCCTACGATCCAATCTTCGACTCAAAGATCCGTCATATCTTGGTCCGTCACGAGCAGGGCGCGGGACATGCGGCCACCGGATACGCCCAAGCGACTGGTCGAGTCGGTACATGCATCGTGACTTCTGGCCCAGGTGCCACCAACTTGGTCACGCCTATCGCCGACGCTGCTATGGACTCAGTGCCACTCGTGGCAATCACAGGGCAGGTCCCATCGGCTGCCATTGGTACCGATGCCTTTCAAGAAGCTGACATTCGCGGCATCACCATGCCGATCACTAAGCACAATTACCTGATCACCAATCCTGACGATATTCCACGCGCCATTGCAGAGGCTTTCCATATCGCGAGCACGGGTCGTCCTGGTCCAGTTCTGGTTGATATCGCCAAGGACGCACTTCAGGCGATGACTCATTTCAAGTATCCAACGAAGTTGCAATTCGCCGGATACAAACCGCAGATTGATCCCGATGATGAGGCAATTCGCGATGCAGCCGCTCTAATCGCGCAATCAGCCCGACCGGTTTTATTTGTCGGCGGGGGAGTCATCAAGTCCAACGCACATAAAGAGTTGATGCGGCTGGCTGAACTCACGGGTGCCCCAGTCGTGACCACCCTCATGGCGCGGGGTGCTTTTCCTGACAGTCACCATCTCCATCTTGGAATGCCAGGAATGCACGGCACTGTCGCTGCAGTCACCGCTTTGCAGAAAGCCGACCTCCTGATCACTCTTGGCGCTCGCTTTGACGATCGAGTCACTGGAAAACTCTCATCCTTTGCCGTGAATGCAAAGGTAATTCATGCAGATATCGATCCAGCCGAAATCGGCAAGAACCGATTTGCGGACGTTGCTGTCATCGGCGATCTTGCACACACGATCAAGGCTTTGATTCCCGCTCTACAAGGCGAGTTCAAGAAATCAAAACCAGATTTGACGCAATGGTGGAGATTCTTGAGTTCGCTACGTTCGACCTATCCGCTTGGCTACACCCATCCCGAGGATGGTTCTGTCTCACCCCAGTACGTGATTGAGCGAATCGGCGCAATCTCGGGTCCCGATTCAATTTACGTAGCCGGTGTTGGGCAGCATCAGATGTGGGCTTCTCAATTCGTTAAGTACGAAAAGCCGCGGACGTGGTTGAACTCTGGCGGGCTCGGAACCATGGGTTACGCAGTTCCGGCAGCTATGGGTGCGAAAGTTGGCATGCCGGACACAACGGTTTGGGCGATTGATGGTGATGGTTGTTTCCAGATGACTAACCAAGAATTGGTGACCTGCGCACTCAACAACATTCCAATCAAGGTTGCGATCATCAACAACGAGAGTCTGGGCATGGTCCGTCAGTGGCAGACCATGTTCTACGAAGGTCGCTACTCAAATACCTCACTGCACTCCAAGCGCATTCCTGACTTTGTGAAGTTGGCGGATGCGATGGGATGTGCGGGTCTTCGATGCGAACGGACGGAAGACGTCGATGCAGTCATCAAGGAAG
- a CDS encoding MFS transporter, whose protein sequence is MSKTTVDLSTTSTEEGLDPKRWRALFVIAIAQLMVILDSSIVNIAIPSAKISLHITNANQQWIVTSYTLAFGSLLLLGGRIADYVGRKKIFIVGLLGFAGASALGGIASTQGLLFASRGLQGAFAALLSPAALSLLNVTFTVPKERAKAFGVYGAISGGGAAIGLILGGTLTEYANWRWCLFVNVPIAIIAALLARPFIKESKALGDRSYDTPGVLTATAGLFSLVYAFTLAAKDGWTDGHTFLFFGLAAVFLTVFISIERRAKNPLLPMRILSERNRAGSYLGSLFVSAGLFSMFLFLGLYLQVILGYTPLHTGFAFLPFSTGIILFAGLAAKLLPKTGPRPLMLWGLVQAAIGLLLLSRITPATSYLTHVLPTLIIMSTGMALVFIPMASTALHGIGSHDSGVGSAMLNTSQQIGASLGTALLNTIAATATTSYIVIHGGNGKQAQFWALTHGYAESFRVGATLLLVGAVILAFTVRIGRESLVEADLVVSAH, encoded by the coding sequence GTGTCAAAGACAACAGTTGATCTAAGTACCACAAGCACAGAAGAAGGTCTTGATCCCAAGAGGTGGAGAGCTCTTTTCGTCATTGCCATTGCACAATTAATGGTCATTCTTGACTCATCAATCGTCAACATCGCAATTCCTAGCGCAAAAATCTCTTTGCATATCACTAACGCAAATCAGCAGTGGATTGTCACATCCTACACACTTGCCTTCGGCTCTCTCCTTCTCCTAGGTGGCCGAATCGCCGACTACGTAGGTCGCAAGAAGATCTTTATCGTCGGCCTTCTAGGTTTCGCTGGAGCATCTGCTCTGGGTGGAATCGCCTCCACACAAGGACTTCTCTTCGCATCTCGAGGTCTGCAAGGCGCATTTGCCGCACTCCTATCTCCTGCTGCACTCTCGCTTCTCAATGTGACCTTCACCGTTCCGAAAGAACGCGCAAAAGCCTTTGGTGTATACGGCGCTATCTCCGGCGGTGGCGCAGCAATCGGCCTTATTCTCGGAGGAACTCTCACCGAATATGCCAACTGGCGCTGGTGCCTTTTCGTCAACGTCCCTATCGCGATCATTGCTGCGCTCTTGGCTCGACCATTCATCAAAGAATCCAAAGCACTCGGTGATCGCAGCTATGATACCCCCGGAGTTCTCACTGCGACCGCGGGATTGTTCTCTCTCGTTTACGCTTTCACGCTGGCAGCAAAAGACGGATGGACAGATGGGCACACTTTCTTGTTCTTTGGTCTAGCAGCGGTATTCCTTACCGTCTTCATCTCCATCGAGCGCCGTGCGAAAAATCCACTGCTACCAATGCGAATCCTCTCTGAGCGAAACCGTGCAGGCTCCTACCTCGGTTCGCTCTTTGTAAGCGCCGGCCTATTCTCAATGTTCCTATTCCTTGGCCTCTATCTCCAAGTGATTCTCGGATACACCCCACTGCACACTGGCTTCGCATTCCTGCCATTCTCAACGGGAATCATTCTCTTCGCAGGTCTCGCGGCGAAGTTGCTTCCAAAAACAGGTCCTCGCCCTTTGATGTTATGGGGTCTTGTTCAAGCCGCAATCGGACTTCTCCTCCTGTCGCGAATCACGCCTGCAACGTCCTACCTCACTCATGTGCTCCCGACGCTCATCATCATGAGCACGGGTATGGCACTGGTATTCATTCCAATGGCATCGACCGCTCTGCATGGAATCGGGAGCCATGACTCAGGCGTGGGAAGTGCAATGCTCAACACCAGCCAGCAGATCGGTGCATCTCTAGGTACCGCGCTATTGAACACAATCGCAGCCACTGCAACAACTAGTTACATTGTGATCCACGGAGGCAATGGCAAGCAGGCGCAGTTCTGGGCACTCACACATGGCTACGCCGAATCATTCAGAGTCGGAGCAACTTTGTTGCTTGTAGGCGCAGTGATTCTTGCCTTTACAGTCCGCATCGGTCGTGAATCACTCGTTGAAGCAGACCTGGTTGTTTCAGCCCACTGA
- a CDS encoding DUF1778 domain-containing protein: MTTSATERFEIRLPEEALRQIREAASLERTSASKFALDAALERAQEVIEAQRTWRVPVSFFEELLSALDAPPVFNEELAKARAEADALIERR, translated from the coding sequence ATGACAACCTCTGCAACGGAACGGTTTGAGATCCGCCTACCTGAGGAAGCTCTTCGCCAGATTCGCGAAGCCGCAAGTTTGGAGCGGACGAGCGCAAGCAAGTTTGCCCTTGATGCCGCGTTAGAAAGAGCTCAAGAAGTGATTGAAGCGCAGCGAACGTGGAGAGTTCCGGTGTCTTTCTTTGAGGAACTATTGAGCGCACTTGACGCGCCCCCAGTTTTCAACGAAGAACTAGCGAAGGCCCGGGCTGAAGCTGATGCTCTAATCGAACGTCGATAA
- a CDS encoding bifunctional 4-hydroxy-2-oxoglutarate aldolase/2-dehydro-3-deoxy-phosphogluconate aldolase, whose amino-acid sequence MIQDLKSSGIMAIVRTSSSDEAREIARSLIASKVLVLEFTTTCPNVFDLIEEFSHETSIHIGVGTAMTTSDVLNAKRAGAQFVVSPNTDSDVIKMTKSAGLISMPGVATATDVAIAIGAGCDALKLFPASTYGPGHLKALRDPFPNQIWVATGGVNKENVASWFGAGADAFGLGGPLSGGGVSEIGSRVDLFRAEIADVRSHTITS is encoded by the coding sequence ATGATTCAAGACCTTAAATCCAGTGGCATTATGGCGATTGTTCGCACGTCAAGTTCCGATGAAGCTCGCGAGATTGCCCGTAGCCTCATTGCTTCCAAAGTTCTAGTCTTGGAGTTCACCACAACTTGTCCCAATGTTTTTGATCTTATTGAAGAGTTCTCTCATGAGACATCTATACATATTGGCGTGGGTACGGCAATGACGACCAGTGATGTGCTCAATGCCAAAAGAGCAGGGGCCCAATTTGTTGTCTCTCCCAATACGGACAGTGACGTGATAAAAATGACGAAATCCGCGGGATTGATATCAATGCCGGGAGTGGCCACCGCAACAGACGTTGCAATTGCGATAGGGGCCGGATGCGATGCCTTGAAACTCTTCCCGGCTTCGACATATGGACCAGGGCATCTCAAAGCACTGCGAGACCCTTTTCCGAATCAGATATGGGTAGCTACGGGTGGAGTGAACAAGGAGAATGTGGCGTCTTGGTTTGGTGCTGGCGCAGATGCATTTGGTCTGGGTGGGCCATTAAGTGGTGGTGGCGTATCTGAGATCGGCAGTCGAGTTGATCTTTTCAGGGCAGAAATTGCTGATGTCAGATCGCATACGATTACCTCGTGA
- the ilvD gene encoding dihydroxy-acid dehydratase has translation MSTMKPRSGLVTDGMERAPARGMLRAVGMGDEDWVKPQIGIVSSWNEITPCNLSLDRLAKASRQGVIDAGGFPLQFGTISVSDGISMGHEGMHFSLVSREVIADSVETVMQAERLDGMVTFAGCDKSLPGMMMAAARIDVASVFVYAGSTLPGQVDGKDVTIIDAFEAVGACARGLISQAQLDKIERAICPGEGACGGMYTANTMATVGEAIGLSLPGSAAPPAVDRRRDAYSVKAGAAVVELIRQGITTRDILTKPAFENAITAVMALGGSTNAVLHLLAIAHEAEVDLDLEDFHRIGSRVPLLGDLKPFGRFVMSDMDKVGGVPVVLKALLDAGLLHGDVLTVTGKTMAENLADIAPPDPDGEILRATTNPMSLGGGITILHGSLAPDGAVTKTAGVDVDIFEGPARVFEREQQAMTALEDGSIQAGDVVVIRYEGPKGGPGMREMLMITGAIKGAGLGKSVLLLTDGRFSGGTTGLCVGHVAPEASLGGPIAFVREGDRIRINTITRTLDLLVDEEELAKRRINFSPMPHKYTRGVLSKYSKLVGSASKGAVCD, from the coding sequence ATGAGCACAATGAAGCCCCGGTCTGGTCTGGTCACTGATGGAATGGAACGAGCACCCGCCCGCGGAATGTTGCGCGCGGTGGGCATGGGGGATGAGGATTGGGTCAAGCCGCAGATCGGCATTGTCTCGTCGTGGAACGAAATTACCCCCTGCAATTTATCCCTGGACCGTTTAGCAAAAGCATCCCGCCAGGGAGTGATTGACGCCGGCGGATTTCCTCTTCAATTTGGAACCATATCTGTCTCAGATGGAATTTCCATGGGCCACGAAGGCATGCACTTCTCACTCGTATCGCGAGAAGTTATCGCCGACTCCGTCGAGACAGTCATGCAGGCCGAACGACTTGATGGCATGGTGACTTTCGCCGGATGCGATAAATCGTTGCCAGGCATGATGATGGCTGCGGCGCGCATCGATGTCGCAAGCGTTTTTGTTTACGCAGGTTCGACATTGCCAGGACAAGTGGATGGCAAAGATGTCACGATTATTGATGCATTCGAAGCAGTCGGTGCATGCGCTCGCGGATTGATTTCCCAAGCCCAATTAGACAAGATCGAGCGTGCGATCTGTCCCGGTGAAGGTGCCTGTGGTGGCATGTACACCGCAAACACCATGGCAACCGTCGGCGAAGCAATTGGTCTTTCACTTCCCGGGTCTGCCGCACCACCCGCAGTTGACCGTCGACGCGATGCATACTCAGTAAAGGCCGGCGCCGCCGTAGTTGAATTGATCCGGCAAGGAATTACCACTCGCGACATTCTCACCAAGCCGGCTTTTGAGAACGCCATCACTGCTGTCATGGCATTGGGTGGTTCGACCAATGCGGTTCTGCACTTGCTGGCAATTGCGCACGAGGCCGAAGTGGATCTTGATCTCGAAGACTTCCATCGCATTGGTTCGCGTGTGCCGCTGCTTGGTGATCTCAAGCCATTTGGCCGCTTCGTCATGAGTGACATGGATAAAGTCGGCGGAGTTCCGGTTGTTCTTAAAGCACTACTAGATGCTGGTTTATTGCATGGGGATGTTCTGACCGTGACAGGAAAGACGATGGCCGAGAACTTGGCCGATATCGCGCCCCCTGATCCAGACGGAGAGATCCTTCGTGCAACGACAAATCCAATGTCCCTAGGTGGGGGAATCACAATTCTCCATGGTTCACTGGCACCAGATGGAGCAGTAACCAAAACTGCTGGCGTAGATGTCGATATTTTTGAAGGCCCCGCCCGCGTTTTCGAACGCGAACAACAAGCAATGACTGCACTTGAAGACGGCTCCATTCAGGCTGGCGATGTGGTCGTGATCCGCTACGAAGGCCCTAAAGGCGGACCAGGGATGCGCGAGATGTTGATGATAACGGGCGCTATCAAGGGTGCAGGATTGGGCAAATCCGTATTGCTTCTCACCGACGGACGTTTCTCGGGTGGAACCACTGGACTTTGCGTGGGACATGTTGCGCCAGAAGCTTCTCTGGGCGGTCCGATTGCATTTGTGCGAGAAGGTGATCGCATTCGCATCAACACCATCACTCGGACCCTTGACCTTCTTGTCGATGAAGAAGAATTGGCGAAGCGTCGTATCAATTTTTCACCGATGCCGCATAAGTACACACGTGGAGTGCTCTCGAAGTACTCGAAATTAGTGGGATCTGCCAGCAAAGGCGCTGTCTGCGACTAA
- a CDS encoding GNAT family N-acetyltransferase: MSSRIVREQLASHHELAKFDSGEPKIDLWLRSHASAASARGYGRTYVWHFGDGVVVAFYTLTAHSFSRDELPKKLARGEQVIVPALLLGKFALDVSLQGQGLSRILIADVVTEAEKASQIAAARYLIVDALTPEMMGLYERFGFHRSSRPVAHPNRLFARIADLAVQ; this comes from the coding sequence GTGAGCAGTCGAATTGTTCGAGAACAGTTGGCTAGCCATCACGAATTGGCTAAATTCGACTCTGGTGAACCAAAGATTGATTTATGGCTTCGTAGCCACGCTTCAGCTGCCAGTGCGCGAGGCTACGGCCGTACTTATGTCTGGCACTTTGGCGATGGCGTTGTTGTTGCCTTTTATACCCTCACTGCGCACTCTTTTAGTCGAGATGAGCTTCCCAAGAAATTGGCAAGGGGTGAACAAGTCATCGTTCCCGCACTTCTCTTGGGTAAATTCGCCTTGGATGTTTCGTTACAAGGTCAGGGATTAAGCAGAATTCTAATTGCGGACGTTGTGACGGAAGCGGAGAAGGCATCCCAGATTGCTGCAGCGCGATACCTAATTGTCGACGCCTTGACCCCGGAGATGATGGGACTATACGAGAGGTTTGGCTTCCATAGATCCTCGCGACCGGTTGCTCACCCAAACCGACTTTTTGCCCGAATCGCGGACCTCGCAGTTCAGTAA
- a CDS encoding TetR/AcrR family transcriptional regulator: protein MSIAQCIGRPRDTSRDVVIEKAAIELLREVGYEQLTIESVATRAQVSKATIYRRWKNKAALITDSVHHYAFCKAPAIDTGSLRGDLIGVISEKVKTMKSADGQLIAGLMCMARTDTDLASVLTQSLADYASAAHAAMFDRAVARGEISKDAKRELILQIVPAVISFRVFMSHQSVSRKFVENFVDDVLIPVIKHTNK, encoded by the coding sequence ATGAGTATCGCCCAATGCATCGGCCGCCCTCGCGACACATCCCGAGATGTCGTAATTGAAAAAGCCGCAATTGAACTCCTCCGAGAGGTCGGCTACGAGCAACTCACCATCGAGTCGGTAGCCACTCGTGCGCAGGTAAGCAAGGCAACTATTTATCGCCGTTGGAAGAACAAGGCAGCTCTCATTACCGATTCAGTTCACCACTACGCCTTCTGCAAAGCCCCCGCTATCGATACCGGATCTCTTCGGGGCGACCTCATTGGGGTGATTTCAGAAAAAGTTAAAACAATGAAGAGTGCAGATGGTCAGTTGATCGCGGGTCTGATGTGTATGGCCCGAACAGACACCGACCTTGCCAGCGTACTGACTCAATCACTTGCCGATTACGCCAGTGCAGCCCACGCAGCCATGTTCGATCGAGCCGTTGCACGAGGAGAAATTTCCAAAGATGCCAAGCGTGAACTTATATTGCAGATAGTTCCCGCAGTGATCAGCTTCCGGGTTTTTATGTCTCACCAGAGCGTCAGTCGCAAGTTCGTCGAGAACTTCGTCGATGACGTTCTTATCCCAGTCATAAAGCACACCAACAAATAA
- a CDS encoding amidase family protein, with translation MSTYACAHDQINAVRDGNSSSRQLVEAALDRIESMDSSGYELNSVLALAPRARENAEQIDTNLPLAGLPIVIKDNIEAVSLPGTAGSLALTKYPVERDSPIVSRLRAAGANIIGATNLSEWANIRSTKSTSGWSGVGGLTANPWKHIHSPGGSSSGSGAAISAGLVSLAVGTETDGSIVCPASLNGCVGIKPTVGSVPRGGVIPISSSQDSPGSMARTVQDSALLLEVMMGRSGLVNATLDRRSLKIGVVKSWLTTHEGTDALFDGVLTQLSKFGLTLVDVDLPAPDESIGEDEVHVLLHELVDDLASYFSIRCDSKLSSLADVVRFNAENADTELQYFAQELFEQALELGGRGIEYAEKRARNLAWAEKTLALGLDGVDVLIGATYSPAWVSTLGEGDDFSKSSWITTAPAIAGTPIGCLPMGFTDGLPVGMGVVSRRDDEARLITAMAQIENSLALGILEPTFIK, from the coding sequence GTGAGCACATACGCCTGCGCTCACGACCAAATCAATGCAGTACGAGATGGCAATAGTTCTTCACGTCAATTGGTTGAAGCAGCTCTAGATCGAATCGAGAGCATGGATTCCTCTGGCTACGAACTTAATTCTGTACTAGCTCTGGCGCCCCGAGCCCGAGAAAATGCAGAACAGATTGATACCAACCTGCCGCTGGCAGGATTGCCGATAGTTATTAAGGACAATATTGAGGCGGTTAGTCTGCCTGGAACTGCTGGTTCTCTTGCCCTCACCAAGTATCCGGTAGAACGAGACTCTCCCATCGTTTCTCGTCTACGTGCAGCAGGGGCAAATATCATTGGCGCCACCAATCTTTCTGAGTGGGCAAATATTCGTTCTACTAAGTCAACAAGCGGATGGTCAGGTGTGGGTGGTCTGACCGCCAACCCATGGAAGCACATTCATAGCCCGGGCGGTTCTTCCTCCGGCTCGGGTGCCGCAATTTCTGCTGGTTTAGTTTCACTTGCAGTCGGCACCGAGACGGACGGATCTATCGTCTGTCCCGCGTCATTAAACGGTTGCGTTGGGATAAAACCAACTGTCGGATCGGTACCGCGCGGGGGAGTCATCCCCATCAGTTCGAGTCAAGATTCACCAGGCTCAATGGCGAGAACGGTCCAAGATTCTGCGTTGCTGCTAGAGGTAATGATGGGTAGATCGGGATTAGTGAATGCCACTTTAGACAGGAGATCGCTGAAAATTGGAGTCGTCAAATCCTGGTTAACGACTCATGAGGGAACAGATGCACTCTTTGATGGAGTGCTCACTCAGCTGAGTAAATTCGGCCTAACTTTGGTTGACGTTGATCTCCCAGCTCCTGATGAGTCGATTGGTGAGGATGAGGTTCACGTTCTGCTTCACGAACTGGTAGATGATCTTGCCTCATATTTTTCAATTCGCTGCGATTCGAAACTCTCATCCCTGGCAGATGTTGTTCGTTTTAACGCAGAGAACGCCGATACTGAGCTTCAATACTTTGCGCAGGAACTCTTTGAGCAAGCCCTCGAACTAGGTGGCCGTGGAATTGAGTATGCCGAAAAACGTGCCAGGAATCTGGCCTGGGCAGAGAAGACTTTGGCATTGGGATTGGATGGCGTTGATGTCCTGATTGGCGCTACCTATTCACCGGCATGGGTGAGCACGCTTGGCGAAGGTGATGACTTTTCTAAATCAAGTTGGATCACAACGGCGCCTGCCATTGCAGGAACACCGATCGGTTGTCTTCCGATGGGGTTCACTGACGGACTCCCAGTTGGGATGGGAGTTGTTTCGCGCAGAGATGATGAGGCTCGATTGATTACGGCGATGGCGCAGATAGAGAACTCGCTAGCCCTGGGAATATTAGAACCGACTTTTATTAAGTAG